ACGGCGGCGAGGAGGAGCGCCAGGACGTCGCCGACGGCGAGCCCTGTATCATCCTCTCGACGTCCGGGATGGTCACCGGCGGTCCGATCATGTCCTGGCTCTCCCACATCGGCCCCGACCCGGACTCGACGATGGTCTTCGTCGGCTACCAGGCCCAGGGGACTCTCGGGCGGCGCATCCAGAACGGCTGGGACGAGATTCCGACCAGCGAAGTCGGCGCCATGGGCAACGGCGGCGGCCGCGGCACCCTCGATCTGAACGTCGACGTCGAGACCGTCGACGGCTTCTCCGGCCACGCCGACCGCGCCGGCCTCGAGAACTTCGTCAAGACGATGAACCCGCGCCCCGAAAAGGTGCTCTGCGTCCACGGCGACGAGCGGTCGACGCAGGACCTCTCCTCGGCGCTGTACCACAACTACGACATGCGGACGTTCGCGCCGAAGAACCTCGAGACCTTCCGCTTCCTGTAGAAAAGCCCTCGCGGCCGCTTGGCAGCGGCCGCTCGCCCGTTTCATTTCCGCCAGGGACACAGGGCGCGGCGCGCGGATCCGCGCGCCGCGCGGTCAGCCTGCCCTTCCCCGCGACTCGAGCGCTCGCCTCGAACAAACGGCGAGCGCTCGAGTCGGCCGCCGCACTGCTACCGGCTGTTCTCGCGAGATTTCGGCGGCTGTTTCGGTTCAGTAACTCTCCTCGAGTCCGTCCGAATCGCAAGAAATCGTGAGCCGCGGGAGTCGATCAGGAGAGCTGTTTCGAGAGCCACTCGAGGTTCGTCGCGACGGTCGCCGCGACGATCGCGATGATCGAGATCAGGATGAGGAACGTCGAGACGACGCTCACCATCGGATCGAGCGATTGGCGCAGCGCCGTCCACGCGACGACCGGAATGGTCTCCGTGCTGTGACTCGAGAGGAACAGCGCCATCACGAACTCCTGAAGGCTGACGATGAAGGCGAGCAGGCCGCCGACGAAGATCCCGTGTTTGACGTTCGGGAGGACGGCGTAGACGAACGACTGGATCGGGCCGGCGCCGAGGTCCCGCGCGGCGTCGAGCAGCTGCCAGTCGAACCGGCTGAACACCGACCGCATCACGAAGTAGACGAGCGGCGTCGCCCACAGCGTGTGCGCGAGGATGATGCTCAGGAACGAGGCGTTCAGCCCGGCTCTGACGAAGTAGACGCGCATCGAGATCCCGAGGATGATCGGCGGGATCAGCAGCGGGACGAGGACGAGCGGCGCGAGCAGCTGTCCGGTCCGGCCGTCGTCGAGTTCGTGGCCGAAGGCCGCCGTGACGCCGAGAGTCGTCGCGACGACGGTCGTTCCGGCGCCCACGAGGAGGCTGTTGTCGAACGCCGACAGCCAGCGCGTCTCCTCGAAGAACGCCCGGTAGTGGACCAGCGAGTAGTTCTCCGGCGGGAAGAGCAGCTGTCCGGACGCCTCGAAGGAGGTCGCGACGACCACCGCGAGGGGCAACAGCATGAACGTCAGGATCGCCAGGTAGCCAGCGCGGAACGCGACGTTCTCGACGGTCTCTCTATGCATACTCGAACTCACCTCCGAAGCGGTTGAGCGTGACCGTGAGCACGCCGATGCTCGCGGCCATCAGGAGTAGCATGATCACCGCGTAGGCGGTCGCGATCTCCCACTGGAGGTTCGACAGCAACCGCTTCTCGACTTCGATCGCGAAGGGGACCCGCTGGCTGGCGAGCAGCCCCGGCGCGGCGTAGGCGCCGACGCTCCAGGCGAAGGAGATCACCGTCGCGACGATGATCCCCGGCATCGCCTGTGGCACGACGATCTCGAGGACCGAGCGCGGACGGCTCGCCCCGAGGTCGCGGGCCGCCTCGACGATTCCCCAGTCCATCGTCGAGAGAACGCTGTAGATCGCCAGCACGGCGTAGGGGAGAACGATGTAGACCTGCCCGACGATCACGCCGATCGTCCCGGGGACGAACTGGATCGGCTCCGAAATGAGGTTCAGCGACAGGAGCAGGTCGTTGA
This portion of the Haloterrigena gelatinilytica genome encodes:
- a CDS encoding ABC transporter permease; protein product: MHRETVENVAFRAGYLAILTFMLLPLAVVVATSFEASGQLLFPPENYSLVHYRAFFEETRWLSAFDNSLLVGAGTTVVATTLGVTAAFGHELDDGRTGQLLAPLVLVPLLIPPIILGISMRVYFVRAGLNASFLSIILAHTLWATPLVYFVMRSVFSRFDWQLLDAARDLGAGPIQSFVYAVLPNVKHGIFVGGLLAFIVSLQEFVMALFLSSHSTETIPVVAWTALRQSLDPMVSVVSTFLILISIIAIVAATVATNLEWLSKQLS
- a CDS encoding ABC transporter permease — translated: MSGHSSLPSPIARVWEPLRERSRSKRALLLMAPLLVFELLLFVAPFLILLRISFTSGSTDLRYAAGTWSLEGYAEVFSSGVLLDAILYSFKLGLIATAITVSIAVFYAYAIWRAEGAIKSALLFSVILPLLTTLVVKTYAFRPLLSPTGTVNDLLLSLNLISEPIQFVPGTIGVIVGQVYIVLPYAVLAIYSVLSTMDWGIVEAARDLGASRPRSVLEIVVPQAMPGIIVATVISFAWSVGAYAAPGLLASQRVPFAIEVEKRLLSNLQWEIATAYAVIMLLLMAASIGVLTVTLNRFGGEFEYA